The following coding sequences are from one Plectropomus leopardus isolate mb chromosome 10, YSFRI_Pleo_2.0, whole genome shotgun sequence window:
- the zic2a gene encoding zinc finger protein ZIC 2a: MLLDAGHQFPGLGVGSFARHHSASEMQERDLSLAQNSFVDSAHMGAFKLNHDLSPGQSSAFSTQAPGYPAAALGAHAAHVTSYASSPFNSTRDFLFRSRGFGESSPASSQHTIFGPTAGSLHHSHTDTQGHILFPGIHDQHGSHGSPNVLNGQMRLGLPGEVFGRSDQYHQVSSPRTDPYSAAQLHNQYGSMNMNMGMNMAAHHHPGAFFRYMRQQCIKQELICKWIDPEQLSNPKKCCNKTFSTMHELVTHVSVEHVGGPEQTNHVCFWEDCARESKPFKAKYKLVNHIRVHTGEKPFPCPFPGCGKVFARSENLKIHKRTHTGEKPFQCEFEGCDRRFANSSDRKKHMHVHTSDKPYLCKMCDKSYTHPSSLRKHMKVHEASPTASDSSPAASSGYESSTPPGLVSPTTETQSNTTLSPASAVHNTTSHSGLSSNFSEWYV, from the exons ATGTTACTGGATGCTGGTCACCAGTTCCCCGGACTGGGAGTGGGGTCATTTGCGAGGCATCACTCAGCGAGCGAGATGCAGGAGAGAGACTTGAGTTTGGCACAAAATAGCTTTGTAGACTCCGCGCACATGGGTGCGTTTAAGCTGAACCATGATCTCTCTCCGGGACAGAGCTCTGCCTTCAGCACCCAGGCGCCCGGCTACCCCGCTGCGGCTTTGGGGGCTCACGCCGCCCATGTCACGTCGTATGCAAGCTCTCCTTTCAACTCAACCAGGGACTTTCTCTTTCGTAGTCGTGGCTTCGGAGAATCCTCTCCGGCGAGCAGCCAACATACTATTTTTGGCCCCACGGCGGGATCCCTCCATCACTCCCACACAGACACTCAAGGCCACATTCTGTTCCCTGGGATCCACGACCAGCACGGCTCCCACGGCTCCCCGAATGTCCTGAACGGCCAAATGAGGCTCGGACTACCGGGAGAAGTTTTCGGACGCTCCGATCAGTATCACCAAGTCTCCAGCCCGAGGACCGACCCCTACTCGGCCGCGCAGCTCCACAACCAGTACGGCTCCATGAATATGAACATGGGGATGAACATGGCAGCCCACCACCACCCCGGTGCCTTTTTCCGCTACATGAGGCAGCAGTGCATCAAGCAGGAGCTCATCTGCAAGTGGATCGACCCCGAGCAGCTCAGCAACCCCAAGAAGTGTTGCAACAAAACTTTTAGCACCATGCACGAGTTGGTCACGCACGTCTCCGTGGAGCATGTCGGTGGACCGGAGCAGACCAACCACGTCTGTTTCTGGGAGGATTGCGCCCGGGAGAGCAAACCATTCAAGGCGAAATACAAACTGGTGAACCACATTCGGGTGCACACCGGGGAGAAGCCTTTTCCGTGTCCTTTCCCCGGCTGTGGGAAGGTCTTCGCACGGTCGGAAAACTTGAAGATACACAAGAGAACGCACACAG gagagaagccgtTCCAGTGTGAGTTTGAGGGCTGCGACAGAAGGTTTGCAAACAGCAGCGACCGAAAGAAACACATGCACGTTCACACGTCGGACAAGCCTTATCTGTGCAAAATGTGTGACAAGTCCTACACACATCCCAGCTCCCTACGAAAACACATGAAG GTCCACGAAGCCTCCCCAACAGCATCAGACTCCTCACCAGCAGCCAGCTCTGGTTATGAATCTTCCACACCTCCAGGCCTGGTGTCTCCCACCACCGAGACCCAAAGCAACACCACCCTGTCCCCAGCCTCAGCTGTGCACAAcaccaccagccacagtggcctATCCTCCAATTTCAGTGAATGGTATGTTTAG